One genomic region from Spirosoma sp. KCTC 42546 encodes:
- the murD gene encoding UDP-N-acetylmuramoyl-L-alanine--D-glutamate ligase, translating to MSVQKIVILGGGESGVGAALLAKAKGFDVFLSDKGVLKESYRKTLQAANIPFEEGQHTEERILDATEVIKSPGIPEKVPLVQKLRTQHIPVISEIEFAARYTRAKLIGITGSNGKTTTTLLTYHLLKTAGLNVGLAGNIGDSFAEQVITDTFDYFVLELSSFQLDDMYDAHLDVMVLLNITPDHLDRYGYDFQNYVASKFRILQNATLTDDFIYFAESQPILDELAKRNPMVRQLPISLEKVVSPGGYLADDQLLAANKDHSFTISQTDTPLRGPHNAINMLAAILAAQSVGVTNEAIANGLKTFQNAAHRLEPAGTVNHIQFINDSKATNVDSVFYALSSMDAPTIWIAGGQDKGNDYSQLDKLVDQKVKALICLGIDNHKLVEYFGEKVPTIYETQSITDAVMKGLELAEPGDIVLLSPACASFDLFKNYEDRGNQFKAAVKNLMMNA from the coding sequence ATGTCAGTTCAAAAAATAGTCATTCTTGGCGGAGGTGAAAGTGGTGTGGGGGCTGCTTTACTGGCAAAAGCTAAAGGCTTTGATGTTTTTCTATCCGATAAAGGAGTTCTCAAAGAGAGCTACCGCAAAACCCTCCAGGCAGCTAATATACCATTTGAGGAAGGTCAGCACACAGAGGAGCGAATTTTAGACGCAACCGAAGTGATTAAAAGCCCTGGCATTCCAGAGAAAGTGCCCTTGGTGCAAAAACTTCGGACTCAGCATATACCTGTTATTTCTGAAATTGAATTTGCCGCTCGCTACACTAGGGCCAAACTTATTGGTATAACAGGCAGTAATGGCAAAACTACAACAACCTTATTAACATATCATCTCCTCAAAACAGCGGGGCTCAATGTGGGTCTGGCAGGCAATATCGGTGATAGCTTTGCAGAACAGGTAATCACAGATACATTTGACTATTTTGTGCTGGAACTGAGTAGTTTCCAATTAGACGATATGTATGATGCGCATCTCGATGTAATGGTTCTGCTTAACATTACGCCCGATCACCTTGATCGTTACGGATATGATTTTCAGAATTACGTAGCGTCTAAATTCAGAATTTTACAAAACGCCACTCTTACCGACGACTTTATCTATTTTGCCGAAAGTCAGCCAATTCTGGATGAACTAGCCAAACGGAATCCGATGGTTCGTCAGTTGCCAATATCTTTGGAAAAAGTCGTTTCGCCGGGAGGTTATTTAGCCGATGATCAGTTATTGGCCGCTAATAAGGATCATTCATTTACAATTTCACAAACAGATACACCCCTTCGTGGCCCGCATAACGCGATCAACATGTTGGCGGCTATCCTAGCAGCCCAGTCTGTCGGTGTAACAAACGAGGCTATTGCAAATGGACTAAAAACCTTTCAGAATGCGGCCCACCGTCTTGAGCCTGCAGGAACGGTCAACCATATCCAGTTCATCAACGACTCGAAAGCGACCAATGTCGACTCTGTTTTTTATGCTCTATCGAGTATGGATGCGCCAACAATCTGGATAGCAGGTGGTCAGGACAAAGGCAACGATTACAGCCAATTGGATAAATTAGTAGATCAAAAAGTAAAAGCGCTGATTTGCCTTGGCATAGATAATCATAAATTAGTGGAGTATTTTGGCGAGAAAGTACCGACGATTTACGAAACGCAATCAATTACCGATGCCGTAATGAAAGGGCTTGAACTGGCGGAACCGGGGGATATTGTCCTGCTTTCGCCAGCTTGTGCCAGTTTTGACTTATTCAAAAATTACGAAGACCGTGGCAATCAGTTCAAAGCCGCCGTTAAAAACCTAATGATGAATGCTTAA
- a CDS encoding FtsW/RodA/SpoVE family cell cycle protein yields MALREWIRTHLKGDRQIWWIVLYLSIMSVLVVYSATGTKAFRELDGNTEVFLLKHGSLLLIGLACTYFAHKINYVYYARLSKYGLWLSVPLLLWAFFKGSTLNDASRWVTIPIINQTFQPSDLAKLALISNLAAMLAKRQRFMNDPTVLFNLILWIGLICSLIILSNTSTALLLGATCFLLMYIGRVPVRYLGYMIAVCVVFGGIGLAAGQRLGTAVNRVKSFSNSDTIVYQVEQSYIALANGGLTGQGPGNSHQRNTLPNPFSDFIYAIIVEEYGLILGGIPVVLAYLWFLWRGMKTLQKATRPFGGLLSAGLTFSIVFQAFASICVAIGLAPVTGQPLPLLSMGGTSLIFTGLAIGIVLSVSRDEADESKI; encoded by the coding sequence ATGGCCCTCCGAGAATGGATTCGTACGCATCTTAAAGGCGACCGCCAAATCTGGTGGATTGTTCTTTATCTATCAATTATGAGCGTGCTGGTTGTTTACAGCGCAACGGGTACTAAAGCGTTTCGTGAGTTAGATGGAAATACAGAAGTCTTTCTACTAAAACATGGCTCTCTTCTTCTTATTGGATTAGCCTGTACGTATTTCGCGCATAAGATTAACTATGTCTACTATGCCCGCCTGTCGAAATATGGACTTTGGCTATCTGTTCCTCTCCTATTATGGGCCTTTTTCAAAGGTTCGACCCTGAATGACGCGTCGCGCTGGGTAACGATTCCTATTATTAACCAGACGTTTCAACCATCGGATTTAGCCAAACTGGCCCTTATTTCCAATTTGGCAGCGATGCTGGCCAAGCGGCAACGCTTCATGAATGACCCAACGGTATTATTCAATCTTATTCTCTGGATTGGCCTTATCTGTTCGCTAATTATACTCTCAAATACATCAACGGCTCTTTTGTTGGGCGCAACCTGTTTTCTACTAATGTACATTGGTCGGGTTCCAGTGCGCTATTTAGGCTATATGATTGCAGTATGTGTGGTGTTTGGAGGGATCGGTTTAGCAGCAGGGCAGCGATTGGGAACGGCGGTTAATCGGGTCAAAAGTTTTTCAAATTCCGACACCATCGTTTACCAGGTCGAACAATCGTATATCGCCCTGGCCAATGGTGGATTAACTGGTCAGGGACCCGGCAACAGCCATCAACGCAACACATTGCCCAACCCATTCTCTGATTTTATTTACGCTATTATCGTAGAAGAGTATGGGTTGATATTAGGGGGTATACCCGTCGTATTAGCTTACCTATGGTTTTTGTGGCGAGGCATGAAAACACTTCAGAAAGCAACTCGCCCTTTTGGTGGACTACTCTCAGCCGGATTAACCTTTAGTATTGTTTTTCAGGCCTTTGCCAGCATTTGTGTAGCCATTGGCTTGGCTCCTGTAACGGGACAGCCGCTACCGTTATTAAGTATGGGGGGTACATCCCTCATATTCACCGGCTTAGCGATTGGCATTGTTCTAAGTGTCAGTCGCGATGAAGCCGACGAAAGTAAAATTTAA
- the murG gene encoding undecaprenyldiphospho-muramoylpentapeptide beta-N-acetylglucosaminyltransferase — protein sequence MKVIISGGGTGGHIYPAIAIANELKAIDPTTKILFVGAEGKMEMEKVPRAGYEIVGLPIVGIKRELTLANLGFPLKLGRSLLRARQIVSDFQPDVAVGVGGYASGPLLLAASLKGIPTLIQEQNSYAGLTNKVLARWAKRICVAYPGMDAFFPADKIKLTGNPVRSDIQFADQQVAAGQKLFDLEATRPTLLIIGGSQGARTVNESIEAGLARFVDAGIQVIWQTGPAFIERARTAVATLASPLIKPYDFIYDMDKAYAVADAVVSRAGALSVSELCLVGRPAILVPFPAAAEDHQTKNAMSLVEHNAALLVNDRSAREELVTAALTLLNNPVQRQQLSIEIRSLAKPNAARDIANEVIKLTKIRRTEERD from the coding sequence ATGAAAGTTATCATCAGCGGGGGCGGAACCGGCGGTCATATTTATCCAGCAATTGCTATTGCCAACGAGCTGAAGGCAATCGATCCGACAACGAAGATTTTGTTCGTTGGAGCTGAAGGTAAAATGGAAATGGAGAAAGTGCCCCGTGCAGGTTATGAAATTGTAGGCTTACCTATCGTTGGCATTAAGCGGGAACTAACGCTGGCAAACCTGGGCTTTCCGCTAAAATTAGGCCGGAGTTTACTTCGGGCCCGGCAGATCGTTAGTGATTTTCAGCCCGATGTTGCTGTGGGCGTAGGCGGTTACGCCAGCGGGCCTCTTTTACTGGCAGCATCACTAAAAGGAATTCCTACCCTGATCCAGGAACAAAATTCGTATGCCGGACTTACGAATAAAGTACTCGCCCGCTGGGCAAAGCGCATTTGTGTAGCCTACCCCGGCATGGACGCGTTTTTTCCGGCCGATAAGATCAAACTAACGGGGAATCCGGTTCGGAGCGATATCCAATTTGCCGATCAACAAGTGGCGGCTGGTCAGAAATTATTCGACCTGGAAGCAACTCGGCCAACACTGTTAATTATTGGCGGGAGCCAGGGAGCCCGAACAGTAAATGAGAGTATAGAGGCTGGGTTAGCCCGCTTTGTCGATGCAGGTATTCAGGTAATTTGGCAAACAGGTCCCGCCTTCATTGAACGGGCGCGGACAGCCGTAGCTACGCTTGCTTCGCCATTAATTAAACCTTACGACTTTATCTACGATATGGACAAAGCATATGCAGTTGCCGATGCCGTCGTATCCCGAGCGGGAGCGCTGTCCGTATCTGAATTATGTCTGGTTGGTCGCCCGGCTATTCTGGTACCATTTCCAGCAGCCGCAGAAGATCACCAAACAAAAAACGCCATGAGCCTGGTAGAGCATAATGCAGCCCTACTTGTCAATGACCGAAGTGCACGCGAGGAACTTGTCACCGCAGCATTAACTTTGCTAAACAATCCAGTTCAACGACAACAACTGAGTATAGAAATAAGATCTTTGGCCAAACCTAATGCCGCTCGCGACATTGCCAACGAAGTAATTAAATTAACAAAAATAAGGAGAACGGAGGAGAGGGATTAA
- the murC gene encoding UDP-N-acetylmuramate--L-alanine ligase gives MTLDQFKYIYFLGIGGIGMSALARWFRVNGYIVAGYDKTPTALTDALQAEGMTIHFTEDVDQIPAAFRKNPAETLVIYTPAVPKTHAEYSYVIEKGFALQKRSQVLGLLAGQMTTVGVAGTHGKTTTSSMVAHILRDAGVNCAAFLGGITNNYGTNFLLNEPADDLRSVVCVVEADEFDRSFLTLFPTYAIVTSTDADHLDIYGAHDAVLESFSKFVSQIETDGVLFMKQGLSLADKTNAEVRQYSLNDGDYYSQNLRIEQATFVFDLVHPKGVIADIQLMVPGFHNVENAVAAGAVALEVGVSPEAIRSALTTYRGVRRRFEYILKTDEAVLIDDYAHHPAEVQAFLSSVKALYPDRELTAIFQPHLFSRTRDFAEGFAESLSLADNVILLDIYPARELPMEGVTSELIFRSVHSKSKQKCTKDELPDVVRKMKPSLLVTIGAGDIDQLLPTLKSIVTYQ, from the coding sequence ATGACATTAGATCAATTCAAATACATTTATTTCCTCGGCATTGGTGGCATCGGTATGAGCGCTTTGGCCCGTTGGTTTCGGGTTAATGGCTACATCGTTGCCGGCTATGACAAAACGCCTACTGCTTTGACCGATGCTCTGCAAGCAGAAGGTATGACGATTCATTTCACCGAGGATGTTGATCAGATACCTGCTGCCTTTCGGAAAAATCCTGCCGAAACCTTAGTCATATATACCCCTGCCGTTCCTAAAACGCACGCCGAATATAGTTACGTTATAGAAAAAGGGTTTGCACTCCAAAAGCGGTCACAGGTTTTGGGCTTATTAGCTGGTCAGATGACAACAGTTGGGGTTGCTGGAACACACGGAAAAACCACTACGTCATCAATGGTTGCCCATATTCTGCGCGATGCAGGTGTAAACTGTGCAGCGTTTCTGGGTGGCATTACCAATAATTACGGCACTAACTTCCTGCTCAATGAACCCGCCGATGACCTTCGCTCCGTAGTTTGTGTGGTCGAAGCCGACGAATTTGACCGATCATTTCTGACGTTATTTCCAACTTACGCCATCGTAACCTCTACGGATGCCGATCATTTGGACATTTATGGGGCACATGATGCTGTCCTTGAATCATTTAGCAAATTTGTAAGTCAGATTGAAACCGATGGCGTTTTGTTCATGAAGCAAGGTTTATCACTTGCCGACAAAACAAATGCAGAGGTTCGGCAGTATTCTCTGAACGATGGCGACTATTACAGCCAGAACCTGCGAATTGAACAGGCTACGTTTGTATTCGACCTGGTCCATCCGAAAGGAGTTATTGCCGATATCCAACTGATGGTTCCCGGATTTCATAATGTCGAAAATGCTGTTGCCGCAGGAGCTGTAGCGCTGGAAGTAGGCGTATCGCCCGAGGCTATTCGATCGGCGCTAACAACCTACCGGGGAGTTCGTCGGCGGTTTGAGTATATTCTTAAAACCGATGAAGCTGTATTGATCGACGACTACGCACACCATCCTGCTGAAGTACAGGCCTTTTTGTCGTCGGTGAAAGCGCTGTATCCTGACCGAGAATTGACGGCGATCTTTCAACCACACTTATTCAGTCGTACACGTGATTTTGCGGAGGGCTTTGCCGAAAGTCTATCACTGGCAGACAATGTAATTTTGCTTGATATTTACCCCGCTCGCGAACTGCCGATGGAAGGAGTCACCTCAGAGCTGATTTTTCGGAGCGTACACTCGAAAAGCAAACAAAAATGCACCAAAGACGAATTGCCCGACGTTGTGCGAAAAATGAAGCCTTCATTGCTTGTCACCATCGGTGCGGGTGATATTGACCAATTGCTACCAACATTAAAATCTATCGTAACCTACCAATAG
- a CDS encoding cell division protein FtsQ/DivIB, producing the protein MFSTFKSSKKWLFAFGGLLSLFGLIAFTEIRHGQKHVRSVIIRINQTDGYHFLTRRDAIGYLTNEGADPVVGKDYADVDLRRLEKRLKQHGLVKNCQISRDLTGALLVVIEQPRPLARLMASGDGTRTVSGQYVSEDGHFFPISMNYSARVPILTGNYFAQNRSLVSERNQPLLDLLKRIHDDPFWRAQIAELSVDEQGEVTMWPQMGNHRIEFGPPTELDAKFRKLKLVYTDVLPAKGWDRYSRVSVQYRNQIVCE; encoded by the coding sequence ATGTTTTCTACCTTTAAATCATCCAAAAAGTGGTTGTTCGCCTTCGGAGGGCTTTTGAGTCTATTTGGTCTCATTGCTTTTACCGAAATCAGGCATGGGCAGAAGCATGTTCGGTCGGTGATTATACGAATTAATCAGACAGATGGGTATCATTTTCTGACGCGTCGGGATGCAATAGGCTACCTGACTAACGAAGGAGCAGATCCAGTTGTCGGTAAAGATTATGCCGATGTAGACCTGCGCCGATTGGAAAAAAGGTTGAAACAACATGGATTGGTAAAAAATTGTCAGATTTCACGTGACCTAACAGGTGCTTTACTCGTCGTGATTGAACAACCCAGGCCATTGGCCCGGTTAATGGCTTCAGGCGACGGGACAAGAACCGTATCGGGGCAGTATGTAAGTGAGGATGGCCACTTTTTCCCGATCTCTATGAATTATTCGGCCCGTGTTCCGATTCTGACCGGAAACTATTTCGCTCAAAATCGTTCGCTGGTCAGTGAACGAAACCAGCCATTGCTGGATTTGTTGAAACGAATACACGATGATCCGTTCTGGCGTGCACAAATCGCCGAGCTATCAGTAGATGAACAAGGTGAGGTGACCATGTGGCCGCAAATGGGCAATCATCGGATTGAATTTGGGCCACCCACCGAACTGGATGCGAAGTTTAGAAAATTAAAATTAGTCTATACGGACGTTTTACCAGCCAAAGGATGGGATCGTTATAGCCGGGTAAGCGTCCAGTACCGAAACCAAATAGTTTGCGAATGA
- the ftsA gene encoding cell division protein FtsA translates to MTTTGMDEKIVVGLDIGSTKVCAVAGRLIRNNKEQETLEVLGVGETNLTDGVAKGSVVNVNNTVNAIRRAVAEASNQSNLNIHLVNVSFSGSHVTSVKSSGSITRSSSGDEVQTEDIDHLLNDMYRTSIPADKEIIHVLPMDFVVDTETNINQPVGRNGVKLGADFQLITAQANAARNIRKCITRNNLAQDTMMLSALASGLAVLTDEEKYAGVALVDIGGGTTEMAIYYRNVLRHVAVFPWAGNSLTSDIQAGCKILPNQAELLKKKFGSANPGEYNLNEVVAVPGLSNRKPKDVLLKNVAVIIEDRLREIAALVQAEIIRSGYDGKLLGGIVLTGGSALIPGVELIFGRVTGVEEVRVGYPEHLEPNGRADLVGDPAYATAVGLVWAGYKTIDNRISFISDPNRIPEDQPVSPSSRVTYPPVSGTGVKPTGGTKLPEPPEPPKKGWFDKLLEALQPSRGNETDPY, encoded by the coding sequence ATGACAACAACGGGCATGGACGAAAAAATTGTAGTGGGTCTGGACATCGGTAGCACTAAGGTGTGTGCGGTGGCTGGACGGTTGATTCGAAACAACAAGGAACAGGAAACGCTCGAAGTACTGGGCGTAGGGGAGACGAATCTAACCGATGGAGTAGCCAAGGGGTCTGTCGTGAACGTCAACAATACAGTCAATGCAATTCGGCGGGCTGTAGCAGAGGCATCTAACCAATCTAACCTGAACATTCATTTAGTAAATGTCAGTTTCAGCGGTTCACACGTTACGTCGGTTAAGTCGAGTGGGAGCATTACCCGTTCATCATCCGGCGATGAGGTGCAGACAGAAGATATTGATCACCTGTTGAATGACATGTACCGGACGTCGATTCCGGCCGACAAGGAAATTATCCATGTCCTGCCAATGGATTTCGTCGTCGATACGGAAACGAATATCAATCAACCCGTTGGCCGGAACGGGGTTAAACTTGGTGCTGACTTTCAACTCATTACAGCTCAGGCAAACGCAGCACGTAACATCCGTAAGTGTATTACGCGCAACAATCTGGCGCAGGATACTATGATGCTGTCGGCGCTCGCGTCAGGTCTGGCGGTTCTGACTGATGAAGAAAAATACGCTGGCGTTGCGCTGGTCGATATTGGAGGAGGCACTACTGAGATGGCCATTTATTACCGAAATGTCCTTCGTCACGTGGCCGTTTTTCCATGGGCTGGTAATAGCCTGACATCCGATATTCAGGCGGGTTGCAAAATTCTACCCAATCAGGCTGAGTTGCTCAAAAAGAAATTTGGTAGCGCTAACCCCGGCGAATACAATCTGAATGAGGTTGTGGCGGTACCTGGGCTAAGCAATCGTAAGCCGAAAGACGTACTACTGAAAAATGTAGCTGTCATTATTGAAGACCGGTTGCGTGAAATTGCCGCATTGGTACAAGCCGAAATTATTCGGTCGGGCTACGACGGCAAATTGCTGGGTGGTATCGTCCTAACCGGTGGTTCAGCACTAATTCCAGGAGTGGAGCTTATTTTCGGTCGGGTAACCGGGGTTGAAGAAGTGCGCGTTGGGTATCCTGAGCATCTTGAACCTAATGGCCGTGCTGACCTGGTTGGCGATCCTGCCTATGCAACTGCAGTTGGTTTGGTGTGGGCAGGCTATAAGACCATCGACAATCGAATTTCATTCATCAGCGATCCAAATCGAATCCCTGAAGATCAGCCTGTTAGCCCAAGCAGTCGGGTAACTTACCCACCCGTTAGCGGAACAGGCGTTAAACCTACCGGGGGAACCAAGCTTCCAGAACCACCTGAGCCGCCTAAAAAAGGTTGGTTCGACAAACTTCTAGAAGCGCTACAGCCATCTCGTGGCAACGAAACCGACCCGTACTAG
- the ftsZ gene encoding cell division protein FtsZ — translation MNSQGYRFEIPDDNPIIIKVVGVGGMGGNAVKHMDKLKMRDVSFAVCNTDRQALMSNPVQTKLQLGDGLGAGTEAKAGEDAARASIDEIRNLLAPPTKMVFITAGMGGGTGTGAAPVVAEVAREMGLLTVAVVTAPYWYEGTDKKEQAREGIEKLKKSCDTVLVVLNDKLAELYSELTWTEAYAHADDVLANAVKSIAEIITTQGDINADFADVKKVLEGAGQSVMGSAEIGGEDRALRAIEAALNSPLLNDHDIRGAKRILLTISSSKQHAMKLKEQMAISEHVAKKIQSEARMFKFGAITDENLGENLRVTIIAAGFDGTSALMDQLKDPGTNVVEPDLLEAEEDQPQDSLTDEETPEDLVLVDADGNETDSEPVGVSVKPDDKQTPTGGYNGGSSIVRPEPPVFTGSFQDDDDDIDVLELDEVERPNDADLIKKTVEAFVKGQYLAADLDRPTFERNKTMLYPLPLLAEQEFVRSKLND, via the coding sequence ATGAATAGTCAGGGCTATAGATTCGAAATTCCAGACGATAACCCAATTATTATTAAGGTTGTCGGCGTGGGCGGCATGGGAGGTAATGCCGTTAAGCACATGGACAAACTGAAAATGCGGGATGTCAGCTTTGCCGTGTGTAATACTGACCGTCAAGCGTTGATGAGTAATCCAGTGCAAACCAAATTGCAACTGGGCGACGGGTTGGGGGCAGGTACCGAGGCCAAAGCAGGTGAAGATGCTGCCCGAGCGAGTATCGACGAAATTCGGAACCTGCTGGCTCCGCCAACGAAAATGGTTTTTATCACGGCGGGTATGGGCGGTGGTACCGGTACAGGTGCAGCTCCCGTTGTTGCCGAAGTAGCTCGTGAGATGGGCCTGCTAACGGTAGCTGTTGTAACGGCTCCCTATTGGTACGAAGGAACTGATAAGAAAGAGCAGGCTCGTGAAGGAATTGAAAAGCTAAAGAAAAGCTGCGATACCGTATTAGTTGTTCTAAACGACAAACTAGCTGAGTTATATAGCGAACTGACATGGACAGAAGCCTATGCTCATGCCGATGACGTGCTGGCCAATGCGGTGAAAAGTATCGCTGAGATTATTACGACCCAGGGCGATATCAACGCTGACTTTGCCGACGTGAAGAAAGTGCTCGAAGGAGCTGGACAATCTGTTATGGGTTCAGCCGAGATTGGGGGCGAAGACCGTGCTCTTCGCGCTATCGAAGCGGCATTGAACTCACCTTTGCTGAACGATCACGACATTCGGGGAGCTAAGCGGATTCTGCTAACCATTTCGTCGAGTAAGCAACACGCCATGAAGCTGAAAGAGCAAATGGCCATTTCGGAACACGTTGCCAAGAAAATTCAGAGCGAAGCCCGCATGTTTAAGTTTGGTGCCATCACCGACGAAAACCTTGGCGAAAATCTACGGGTAACTATCATTGCAGCTGGTTTCGACGGTACATCTGCGCTCATGGATCAGCTTAAAGATCCAGGCACTAATGTGGTAGAGCCTGATCTACTAGAAGCAGAAGAAGACCAGCCCCAGGATAGCTTGACGGATGAAGAAACCCCCGAAGACTTGGTACTGGTCGACGCGGATGGGAATGAAACAGATTCAGAGCCCGTCGGCGTAAGCGTGAAGCCCGATGATAAGCAAACACCAACAGGTGGTTATAATGGCGGCTCATCCATTGTTCGACCAGAACCACCCGTTTTTACGGGATCTTTTCAGGATGATGATGACGATATTGACGTATTAGAACTGGACGAAGTAGAACGACCTAACGATGCCGATCTTATCAAGAAAACCGTAGAGGCTTTTGTAAAAGGTCAGTATTTAGCTGCCGACCTCGATCGCCCAACCTTTGAGCGGAATAAGACTATGCTCTACCCGCTACCGCTCTTAGCTGAGCAGGAGTTTGTGCGTTCAAAGCTCAATGATTAA
- a CDS encoding DNA alkylation repair protein, producing the protein MELTYTAVKEALLAFAQPDRASWVARFFKTTPGQYGEGDLFLGLSMPEQHIIAKQYHNLPITETELLLRDPYHECRMVGLLIWVNQTKKARPAQQSEILERYLANRQFINNWDLVDVTCPHIVGRSVIHGDRSILYELAAEDHLWSQRIAIISTFALIRLGQFGDTFALAELLLPHKHDLIHKAIGWMLREVGKRNIDALEEFLHDHVQQMPRTTLRYAIERFDPARRRYYLDL; encoded by the coding sequence ATGGAACTGACGTACACTGCCGTAAAAGAAGCTCTGCTTGCTTTTGCTCAACCTGACCGAGCTAGTTGGGTTGCTCGTTTTTTTAAGACCACTCCGGGTCAGTATGGTGAAGGTGACCTCTTTTTAGGGCTTTCAATGCCAGAGCAGCACATCATTGCCAAACAGTATCATAACCTACCCATTACAGAAACCGAGCTGTTACTACGTGACCCTTATCACGAATGCCGTATGGTAGGGCTGTTGATTTGGGTTAACCAAACGAAGAAAGCTCGTCCAGCTCAACAATCGGAAATTCTGGAACGGTATCTGGCCAACCGACAGTTTATCAACAACTGGGATTTAGTAGATGTCACCTGCCCGCACATTGTTGGTCGATCGGTCATTCATGGAGACCGATCAATTCTATATGAGCTGGCCGCTGAAGATCATCTCTGGAGCCAGCGCATTGCTATCATTTCGACTTTCGCGCTGATTCGGCTGGGGCAGTTTGGAGATACCTTCGCCCTGGCCGAACTATTGTTGCCTCATAAACACGACCTGATTCATAAGGCAATTGGCTGGATGCTACGCGAAGTAGGTAAACGGAATATAGATGCCCTAGAAGAATTTTTGCATGACCACGTCCAGCAAATGCCGCGTACAACTCTCCGCTATGCCATCGAACGATTCGACCCCGCCCGCCGACGGTATTATCTTGACTTATAG